A genome region from Hevea brasiliensis isolate MT/VB/25A 57/8 chromosome 7, ASM3005281v1, whole genome shotgun sequence includes the following:
- the LOC110657596 gene encoding uncharacterized protein LOC110657596 yields the protein MGCFLACFGSSKDRKRRKQRRKVQPRDQRNAGYNPVQQAVSLVQNNPEKPTNTVSEIRDTPEERLSLSPRKKVTFNSNVTTYEHVTVEESIEFSGENEDGRKSQEKDENLAKPSQSQSSSEDSSITSSSGSYPSSHRYQNCRDSDDELDYGESEIEDDDGVLDYEDDIYEDDGILESRSKGSLPAGTPPPFTEEIDSPPVISGLPERELRPNPNVRDRSAYVHSVLNPVENLTQWKAVKAKGTAPLKQQKENFTEGQEPRISFSSEPSFRELRFNAKFDQSKKSNQEIAVDASLSNWLGSSDSTPVTKPSTIGLGTITPEKSMSLGSNSPRSFEDRPILGALTVEELKQFSVSSSPRRSPSHSPDEMAIIGTVGTCWNHSGSGKVSGSAASFN from the exons ATGGGTTGCTTTCTTGCGTGCTTTGGTTCCTCCAAAGATCGCAAACGCCGCAAACAGAGGCGCAAGGTTCAACCTCGGGACCAG AGGAATGCAGGTTACAATCCAGTGCAACAAGCCGTTTCTTTGGTACAGAACAACCCAGAAAAACCAACTAACACAGTTTCAGAAATCCG GGATACTCCAGAGGAGCGATTGAGCTTGAGCCCAAGAAAAAAAGTAACATTCAATTCGAATGTGACCACCTATGAGCATGTTACAGTTGAAGAATCCATAGAATTTTCTGGAGAGAATGAAGATGGAAGAAAAAGCCAAGAGAAGGATGAGAATTTAGCAAAACCAAGCCAATCTCAGTCCTCTTCTGAAGATAGTTCGATCACTTCCAGCTCAGGATCTTATCCTTCCAGTCATAGGTACCAGAATTGTAGAGACAGCGATGATGAATTAGACTATGGAGAAAGTGAAATCGAGGACGATGATGGGGTGCTAGATTATGAAGATGATATATATGAGGATGATGGAATTTTAGAATCGAGGTCTAAAGGATCTTTGCCTGCAGGGACACCGCCACCATTTACTGAGGAGATTGACAGTCCTCCAGTGATAAGCGGTTTGCCTGAGAGGGAACTGAGGCCAAATCCGAATGTTAGAGACAGAAGTGCTTATGTGCATTCTGTGCTGAACCCAGTTGAAAATCTCACTCAATGGAAGGCTGTGAAAGCGAAAGGGACAGCACCATTGAAGCAGCAGAAAGAGAATTTCACAGAGGGTCAAGAACCCCGAATTTCATTTAGTTCTGAGCCTAGTTTTAGGGAATTGAgattcaatgccaaatttgatcaaTCTAAGAAATCAAACCAAGAAATAGCAGTGGATGCTAGCTTGTCTAACTGGTTGGGTTCATCAGATAGCACACCAGTTACCAAGCCTAGCACAATTGGTTTAGGTACTATTACACCTGAAAAAAGCATGTCACTGGGATCAAATTCCCCAAGAAGCTTTGAAGATAGGCCTATTTTAGGTGCACTAACTGTGGAAGAGCTGAAGCAGTTTTCGGTTTCTTCTTCACCAAGGAGGTCACCCAGTCATAGTCCTGATGAGATGGCTATCATTGGGACTGTTGGAACCTGCTGGAATCACAGTGGCTCTGGCAAGGTTTCTGGCTCAGCTGCTTCTTTCAACTGA